A stretch of Clostridium sp. BJN0001 DNA encodes these proteins:
- the rseP gene encoding RIP metalloprotease RseP, giving the protein MYIILAILAFGVLILIHELGHFTLAKINGVKVEKFSIGMGPDLFKIKGKETTYAIGLLPIGGYVKMTGEDQPSDEEGSFSSKSPLRRISIILAGAFMNYVLAIVIFMAITYNFGYRKTIVDNVVPNSPAQEAGILENDKISKINDHKVFSNSDISTGINLLKGQDVNVEVIRDGEKKEFNITPEKTDEGLYMVGIYFQVDQNPSIVTSFTESLNQTKSLVSQTFQSLKLLVTGKLSLKTDVGGPVSIVKMSAETAKSGIWNLIFFTGFISVNLAVMNLLPFPALDGGWAVILLIELISGKKVPDKVVGVINTVGFALLMAFMLIVTVKDILFPIKF; this is encoded by the coding sequence ATGTATATAATTTTGGCAATATTAGCTTTTGGAGTTCTTATACTTATACATGAACTAGGCCATTTTACATTAGCTAAAATAAACGGCGTAAAAGTAGAAAAATTTTCAATAGGAATGGGACCTGATCTTTTTAAAATAAAAGGAAAGGAAACTACGTATGCTATAGGACTTCTTCCAATTGGAGGATATGTAAAGATGACAGGTGAAGATCAGCCATCTGATGAAGAAGGAAGTTTTTCAAGTAAGTCACCTCTTAGAAGAATAAGCATAATACTTGCTGGTGCATTTATGAACTATGTTCTTGCTATAGTGATATTTATGGCAATTACATATAACTTTGGATATAGGAAGACTATTGTTGATAATGTAGTTCCAAATTCTCCAGCACAGGAAGCTGGAATACTTGAAAATGATAAAATAAGTAAGATAAATGACCATAAAGTTTTTTCAAACTCAGATATTTCAACAGGAATAAATCTTTTAAAAGGTCAAGATGTAAATGTTGAAGTAATAAGAGATGGAGAAAAGAAAGAATTTAATATTACACCAGAGAAGACAGATGAAGGATTATATATGGTTGGAATTTATTTTCAGGTGGATCAGAATCCTTCTATAGTTACAAGTTTTACGGAAAGTCTTAATCAGACAAAATCGCTTGTATCTCAGACATTTCAAAGTCTTAAACTTTTAGTTACTGGAAAGTTAAGTTTAAAGACTGATGTCGGAGGCCCTGTTTCAATTGTTAAGATGTCAGCTGAAACTGCAAAATCAGGTATATGGAATTTGATATTCTTTACAGGTTTTATTAGTGTTAACCTTGCAGTAATGAATCTTTTACCTTTCCCTGCCTTAGATGGAGGATGGGCAGTAATTCTTCTTATTGAACTTATATCAGGAAAGAAAGTACCAGATAAAGTAGTAGGAGTTATTAATACTGTAGGATTTGCGCTTCTTATGGCATTTATGCTTATTGTAACGGTTAAAGATATTCTTTTTCCAATTAAGTTTTAG
- a CDS encoding AI-2E family transporter yields the protein MFILKEYNKIIYLIVTFLIISFAAIMIKEYFKPFIFMIIIVIICSPMYNTFFKLGINKNISAVLSIISINIISILIILYLGNEILNIIKKIYISNIELLNKYFKLIADKVAFDNFDYTKSLFTMIGGENIKNGALSTGEKILAYFIANIAAFFILIDRSKIIDMFDIIIPFNILKKIKSQKESVKQMLIVEIILVLVSTIEILCGFIILRVPDAFMISIVCGILDILPYVGTIIVFIPIIIYNIVMKKFFLAGGLICLYILVQIVREVLEAKLLSSSLSIHPLVMLISIYVGINMFGMIGIIIGPIYSIAAKEIIFN from the coding sequence ATGTTTATTTTGAAGGAATATAATAAAATCATATATCTTATAGTGACATTTTTAATTATTTCTTTTGCGGCAATTATGATAAAAGAATATTTTAAACCATTTATATTCATGATTATTATAGTTATTATATGTAGTCCAATGTATAATACTTTTTTTAAACTTGGAATTAATAAAAATATTTCGGCTGTTTTATCTATTATAAGTATTAATATAATATCAATACTCATAATTTTATATTTAGGAAATGAAATTTTAAATATAATAAAAAAAATTTACATTTCTAATATTGAATTACTTAATAAATATTTTAAACTTATAGCTGATAAAGTTGCTTTTGACAATTTTGATTATACTAAGAGCCTCTTTACAATGATAGGAGGAGAAAATATAAAAAATGGAGCTTTGTCAACAGGAGAAAAAATTCTAGCGTATTTTATTGCAAATATTGCAGCATTTTTTATATTAATAGATAGAAGCAAAATAATAGATATGTTTGATATAATCATTCCTTTTAATATTTTAAAAAAAATAAAATCACAAAAAGAAAGTGTAAAACAGATGCTTATTGTAGAAATTATTCTTGTTCTTGTTTCTACGATAGAGATATTATGTGGTTTTATTATTTTAAGAGTGCCTGATGCATTTATGATTTCTATTGTTTGTGGTATATTAGATATACTTCCTTATGTAGGGACAATAATTGTATTTATTCCGATAATAATATACAATATTGTAATGAAGAAATTTTTTTTAGCAGGTGGACTTATCTGTCTTTACATTTTAGTTCAAATTGTACGTGAAGTTCTTGAGGCTAAACTTTTAAGTAGTAGCTTATCAATTCATCCTCTTGTTATGCTGATCTCAATATATGTTGGAATAAATATGTTTGGAATGATAGGAATTATAATAGGTCCAATATATAGTATTGCTGCAAAAGAAATAATTTTCAATTGA
- the ispG gene encoding flavodoxin-dependent (E)-4-hydroxy-3-methylbut-2-enyl-diphosphate synthase, producing MERKMTRKVTVKSVNVGLDSPISVQSMTNTRTKDIESTLKQIKELKDAGCDIVRVAVLDEEDADALKDITEKSEIPVVADIHFDYRLALKSIENGVAALRINPGNIGNRERVIKVADKCREKNIPIRIGVNSGSLEKDLLEKYGKVTSEALVESALKHVKILEDINFYDIVISIKSSDVKMMIDAYRLISKKCNYPLHLGVTESGTEFSGTIKSSIGIGTLLAEGIGDTIRVSLTCDPVLEVKTGIEILKSLGLRKGGVTFVSCPTCGRTRINLIKIANEVEKRLENCKKEIKVAVMGCAVNGPGEAKEADIGIAGGIGEGIIFKKGKIIKKVKEKELVDELIKEIEKL from the coding sequence ATTGAAAGAAAGATGACAAGAAAAGTTACTGTAAAAAGTGTTAATGTTGGATTAGATTCACCTATATCGGTTCAATCTATGACAAATACAAGAACAAAGGACATAGAAAGCACTTTAAAACAGATAAAAGAATTAAAAGATGCAGGCTGTGATATAGTAAGAGTAGCTGTTTTAGATGAAGAAGATGCAGATGCTTTAAAAGATATAACAGAAAAGTCTGAAATCCCTGTTGTTGCAGACATACATTTTGATTATAGACTTGCACTTAAATCTATTGAAAATGGTGTGGCTGCTCTTAGAATAAATCCAGGTAATATAGGAAATAGAGAAAGAGTTATTAAGGTAGCTGACAAATGCAGAGAAAAAAATATTCCTATAAGAATTGGTGTTAATTCAGGATCTCTTGAAAAAGATCTTCTTGAAAAATATGGAAAAGTTACTTCTGAAGCATTAGTTGAAAGTGCACTTAAACATGTAAAAATACTTGAAGATATTAATTTTTATGATATAGTTATTTCAATAAAATCATCAGATGTAAAAATGATGATTGATGCATATAGGCTTATATCTAAAAAATGTAATTATCCTCTTCATTTAGGAGTTACAGAGTCAGGAACTGAATTTTCAGGAACAATAAAATCGAGTATAGGAATAGGAACTCTTTTAGCCGAAGGAATAGGAGATACAATAAGAGTATCTCTTACATGTGATCCTGTTTTGGAAGTAAAAACAGGAATTGAGATATTAAAATCGTTGGGACTTAGAAAAGGCGGAGTAACTTTTGTATCATGTCCTACATGTGGAAGAACGAGAATAAACCTTATAAAAATTGCAAACGAAGTAGAGAAAAGATTAGAAAATTGTAAAAAAGAAATAAAAGTTGCTGTTATGGGATGCGCTGTTAATGGACCTGGAGAAGCAAAAGAAGCTGATATAGGAATAGCAGGTGGAATCGGAGAAGGAATAATTTTCAAAAAGGGTAAAATAATAAAAAAAGTAAAAGAAAAAGAACTTGTTGATGAACTTATTAAAGAAATAGAGAAACTTTAA
- the nusA gene encoding transcription termination factor NusA gives MNEEFIGALKELVKEKGISEDVLFTTIEDALIAAYKKNYANVNSNAQNVKVTMNRDNGEIHVYSQKTVVDEVYDDVTEISVEDAKAIDPKKDVDDIIDIEVTPKNFGRIAAMQAKQTITQKIKEAERNIIYDEYKEKEFDIITGTVLRKDRGMVFVNLGKLEGVIVPNEQIPNEEYKFNQKIKLYIVEVKNGTKGPQIHVSRTHPGLVKRLFELEVPEIFNGLVEIKSISREAGSRTKIAVCSNNEEVDPMGACVGPKGSRVQRIVDELKNEKIDIIKWSKDPKEFISNALSPAKVLDVIANEDEKSAKVIVDDNQLSLAIGKEGQNVRLAAKLTNWKIDIKSKTQEEKLEEEEEELLNTEVTIDDDQLIDIDDDENIESNVDSNIESEEDLEK, from the coding sequence ATGAATGAAGAATTTATAGGTGCACTTAAAGAATTAGTAAAGGAAAAAGGCATAAGCGAGGACGTGCTTTTTACAACTATAGAGGATGCTTTAATTGCAGCTTATAAGAAGAATTATGCAAATGTAAATTCAAATGCACAAAATGTTAAAGTCACAATGAACAGAGACAATGGAGAAATTCATGTTTATTCTCAAAAAACAGTTGTTGATGAAGTATATGATGATGTAACAGAAATCTCAGTTGAAGATGCTAAAGCAATTGATCCTAAAAAAGATGTAGATGATATTATAGATATTGAAGTTACACCTAAGAATTTTGGAAGAATTGCTGCAATGCAGGCTAAACAGACAATTACACAGAAAATAAAAGAAGCAGAACGAAATATAATATATGATGAATATAAAGAAAAAGAATTTGATATAATAACAGGAACAGTTTTAAGAAAAGACAGAGGAATGGTTTTTGTTAATTTAGGAAAACTTGAAGGAGTTATTGTTCCAAATGAACAGATACCAAATGAAGAATATAAATTCAATCAAAAAATTAAGTTATATATTGTAGAAGTTAAAAATGGAACAAAAGGTCCTCAGATTCATGTATCAAGAACTCATCCAGGTCTTGTAAAGAGACTTTTTGAACTTGAAGTGCCAGAAATATTTAATGGTTTAGTTGAAATAAAAAGTATTTCAAGAGAAGCTGGTTCAAGAACAAAGATTGCAGTTTGTTCAAATAATGAAGAAGTAGATCCAATGGGTGCTTGTGTAGGACCTAAAGGAAGCAGAGTTCAAAGAATAGTAGATGAATTAAAGAATGAAAAGATAGACATAATAAAATGGAGTAAAGATCCTAAAGAATTTATATCAAATGCATTAAGTCCTGCAAAAGTACTTGATGTTATTGCAAATGAAGATGAGAAGAGTGCAAAGGTAATTGTAGATGATAATCAGCTTTCACTTGCAATAGGTAAGGAAGGTCAAAACGTAAGACTTGCAGCAAAACTTACAAATTGGAAAATTGATATAAAGAGTAAAACTCAAGAAGAAAAACTTGAAGAAGAGGAAGAAGAATTATTAAATACTGAAGTAACTATAGATGATGATCAGTTAATTGATATAGATGATGATG
- a CDS encoding phosphatidate cytidylyltransferase, whose protein sequence is MKSNNRYIGAFMIAPFIIFVFLGGVFLKTFVFILSLLGMYEFYNAIKKADFKPISIAGYLLLILYYIISNDFEKMMYILILAFFLLMIIPIINLKFTFVDVSLTILGFMYAGILFSFVYLVNAKPYGNYLVFLIFIGSWLSDTAAYYAGKNFGEHKLCPKVSPKKTIEGSVGGLLGAMIFCGAFGIFVQSKVNIMPLYHYVIIGFLCGIFGQFGDLVASSIKRYSGIKDYSNLIPGHGGILDRFDSIIYSAAVVFFYLLFIIGL, encoded by the coding sequence ATGAAATCTAATAATAGATATATTGGTGCTTTTATGATTGCTCCATTTATTATATTTGTATTTCTTGGTGGAGTTTTTTTAAAGACATTTGTTTTTATATTATCTTTACTTGGAATGTATGAATTTTATAATGCAATAAAAAAGGCTGATTTTAAGCCAATAAGCATAGCAGGGTATTTACTTCTTATATTATATTATATTATTTCAAATGATTTTGAAAAGATGATGTACATACTTATATTAGCTTTTTTCCTACTTATGATTATACCAATAATAAATCTGAAATTTACATTTGTTGATGTTTCTCTCACAATTTTGGGATTTATGTATGCAGGAATATTATTTAGTTTTGTATATCTTGTTAATGCAAAGCCATACGGAAATTATCTTGTATTTCTTATATTTATAGGGTCATGGCTTTCGGATACAGCGGCGTATTATGCAGGGAAAAATTTTGGAGAGCATAAATTATGCCCAAAAGTTTCACCTAAAAAGACAATAGAAGGTTCTGTCGGAGGTCTTTTAGGAGCTATGATTTTTTGCGGAGCATTTGGAATATTTGTACAATCAAAAGTTAACATAATGCCTTTGTATCATTACGTTATAATAGGATTTTTATGTGGAATATTTGGACAATTTGGAGATCTTGTAGCATCCTCAATTAAGAGATATTCAGGAATAAAGGACTATAGTAACTTAATCCCAGGTCATGGGGGAATTCTTGATAGATTTGACAGTATAATTTATTCTGCAGCGGTAGTATTTTTTTATTTATTATTTATTATAGGTTTATAA
- a CDS encoding isoprenyl transferase: MFINSKEKSTEHELDFNNIPKHVAIIMDGNGRWAKKRNLPRSAGHKAGVKTVKKILIEAKKLGVKYLTLYTFSTENWARPKEEVSAIMKLLLLYLNSEMKECYKNGVRLRTIGDITKLPEAAQKAIKKFEDLTKDNTDINLVLALNYGGRNEIVNAVNSIVQDAKSGKLNEEVTEDIFSKYLYTKNIPDPDIIIRPSGEQRLSNFLLWECAYSELWYSNINWPDFKEEDLRRAIYDYQNRDRRFGKIK; the protein is encoded by the coding sequence ATGTTTATTAACTCTAAAGAAAAAAGTACAGAGCATGAACTTGATTTTAACAATATACCCAAACATGTTGCCATTATAATGGATGGAAATGGAAGATGGGCAAAGAAAAGAAATCTTCCACGTTCTGCTGGACATAAAGCTGGAGTAAAAACAGTAAAGAAAATTTTAATTGAAGCAAAAAAATTAGGTGTTAAATATCTTACGCTTTATACTTTTTCTACAGAAAATTGGGCTAGACCCAAAGAGGAAGTATCTGCTATAATGAAGCTTCTTCTTTTATATTTAAATTCTGAAATGAAAGAATGTTATAAAAATGGAGTAAGACTTAGAACAATAGGAGATATTACTAAGCTTCCTGAAGCAGCACAAAAAGCAATAAAAAAATTTGAGGATCTCACAAAAGATAATACAGATATAAATTTAGTACTTGCTTTGAATTATGGTGGACGAAATGAAATTGTGAATGCTGTAAATTCAATAGTTCAAGATGCAAAATCAGGAAAACTTAATGAAGAAGTTACTGAGGATATTTTTTCTAAATATCTTTACACTAAAAATATTCCTGATCCTGATATTATAATAAGACCTTCAGGAGAACAGAGATTAAGTAATTTCTTATTATGGGAATGTGCCTATTCAGAATTATGGTATTCGAATATAAATTGGCCTGATTTTAAAGAAGAGGATCTTAGACGTGCAATTTATGATTATCAAAATAGGGACAGACGATTTGGAAAAATTAAGTAA
- the dxr gene encoding 1-deoxy-D-xylulose-5-phosphate reductoisomerase: MKKISILGATGSIGEQTIDVVRKSEGTIKIIGITANTSCEKVIDIINEFDIKYVAMMDYKSSVKIKEYCQKNKKEVSVLGGIEGINKIASLDEIDMVVTSVVGMIGLVPTIKAIESKKDIALANKETLVVAGEIVMRKAKEYGVKIIPVDSEHSAVYQCLLGNDKREVKKIILTASGGPFRGKNKKDLENVSVSETVHHPNWSMGRKISVDSATMMNKGLEIIEAHWLFNCPFDDIEVVIHKQSVIHSMVMYNDGAVIAELGAQDMRLPIQYALNYCDRKKRIADTIDFYKLFDLSFEKPDFDTFKCLKLAIYAGKYGKLMPAILNGANEEAVDLFLKEKISFLDIADIVKKALDAFKTKADKEVTIENIVNIDKEVKEYVRENY; encoded by the coding sequence ATAAAGAAAATTTCCATTTTAGGAGCTACAGGGTCTATAGGAGAGCAAACTATTGATGTTGTAAGAAAATCCGAAGGAACAATTAAAATAATAGGGATTACTGCAAATACGTCATGTGAGAAAGTTATTGATATAATAAATGAATTTGATATAAAATATGTTGCAATGATGGATTATAAGAGTAGTGTAAAAATTAAAGAGTACTGTCAGAAAAATAAAAAAGAAGTATCTGTATTAGGCGGAATTGAAGGAATTAATAAAATTGCATCACTTGATGAAATTGACATGGTAGTGACATCTGTTGTTGGTATGATAGGACTTGTTCCGACTATTAAAGCTATTGAAAGCAAAAAGGATATTGCACTTGCAAATAAAGAGACTCTTGTCGTTGCAGGAGAAATTGTAATGAGAAAGGCTAAAGAATATGGAGTTAAAATAATTCCTGTTGATTCTGAACATAGTGCAGTATATCAATGTCTTCTTGGAAATGATAAAAGAGAAGTAAAAAAAATAATACTTACTGCATCGGGTGGACCATTTAGAGGAAAAAATAAAAAAGATTTAGAAAATGTAAGCGTGTCTGAAACAGTGCATCATCCAAACTGGAGTATGGGAAGAAAAATTTCAGTTGATTCAGCCACAATGATGAACAAAGGACTTGAGATAATAGAAGCACATTGGCTTTTTAACTGTCCATTTGATGATATAGAAGTTGTAATACATAAGCAAAGCGTTATTCACTCTATGGTTATGTATAATGATGGTGCGGTAATTGCAGAACTTGGAGCACAGGACATGAGGCTTCCTATACAGTATGCTCTTAATTATTGTGATAGAAAAAAGAGAATAGCTGATACAATAGACTTTTATAAATTATTTGATCTTTCTTTTGAAAAGCCTGACTTTGATACATTTAAATGCTTAAAACTAGCTATATATGCTGGGAAATATGGAAAACTTATGCCAGCTATATTAAATGGTGCAAATGAGGAAGCAGTTGATTTGTTTTTAAAGGAAAAAATTTCATTTCTAGATATAGCAGATATAGTTAAGAAAGCTTTGGACGCTTTTAAAACAAAAGCTGATAAAGAGGTAACAATAGAAAATATAGTAAACATTGATAAAGAAGTAAAAGAATATGTAAGAGAAAATTATTAA
- the frr gene encoding ribosome recycling factor, which produces MIKDILKNAETKMNKTVSVLESDLKTMKAGRANPTMLDRIQVEYYGNMCPLTQVANVSAPEPRVLVVAPWEKTLLKDIEKAILKSDLGLNPSNDGSIIRLIIPELTEETRKTLVKNVKKAGEEAKVAVRSVRRDANDKIKALKKELDLSEDEMKKGEDDVQKITDKIVKKIEEVIASKEKEVLSV; this is translated from the coding sequence ACTGTTTCTGTATTGGAATCAGATTTAAAAACAATGAAAGCTGGAAGAGCAAATCCAACAATGCTTGATAGAATTCAAGTTGAATATTATGGAAATATGTGCCCGTTAACTCAGGTAGCAAATGTATCTGCACCAGAACCAAGAGTGCTTGTTGTTGCTCCATGGGAAAAAACTTTATTGAAAGATATAGAAAAAGCTATATTAAAATCTGATTTAGGTTTGAATCCTTCAAATGATGGTTCAATAATTAGATTAATAATTCCAGAATTAACTGAAGAGACACGAAAAACTTTAGTTAAAAATGTAAAAAAAGCTGGAGAAGAAGCAAAAGTTGCTGTTAGATCAGTAAGAAGAGATGCTAATGATAAGATAAAAGCTTTAAAAAAGGAATTAGATTTGTCTGAGGACGAAATGAAAAAAGGCGAAGATGATGTACAGAAAATTACAGATAAAATAGTTAAGAAAATAGAAGAAGTAATTGCTTCTAAAGAAAAAGAAGTTTTATCTGTTTAG
- the rimP gene encoding ribosome maturation factor RimP: MNRSVLLDKIESFVKPIVENSGYELYHVEYVKEDGRNYLRIYIDNSARSISLNDCENVSRKVSDILDEKDPIGESYYLEVSSPGLNRRLFTDEHIKKFIGSLVKVILRSAINGTKTITGKLEDFRDNIIIVDADEKIEIPKDKIKTINLDGEI; this comes from the coding sequence GTGAATAGAAGTGTTTTATTAGATAAAATAGAAAGCTTTGTAAAACCTATAGTCGAAAATTCAGGGTATGAATTATACCATGTTGAATATGTAAAAGAAGATGGTAGAAATTATCTTAGAATTTATATAGATAATTCTGCAAGATCAATATCACTAAATGATTGTGAAAATGTTTCAAGAAAGGTAAGCGACATCCTTGATGAAAAAGATCCTATAGGTGAATCATATTATCTTGAAGTATCTTCTCCAGGACTTAATAGAAGGTTATTTACTGATGAACATATAAAAAAATTTATTGGAAGCCTTGTAAAAGTAATATTAAGAAGTGCAATAAATGGTACTAAAACAATAACTGGAAAACTTGAGGATTTTAGAGACAATATTATCATTGTAGATGCAGATGAAAAAATAGAAATACCTAAAGATAAAATAAAAACAATAAATTTAGATGGGGAGATATAA